The DNA segment CCGACATTGCCGACCGCGTCGCCCGAGGGTCATTCCGACAGGATCTGTACTTCCGCATCAATGTCGTCACCATCGTGGTCCCGCCTCTGCGAGAACGATCGGACGACATCGAACCGCTGCTGCGCGGCGTACTGAAACGCCTCAACGCGGGGGACCTGGAAATCCCCCCAGAAGTACTGGCGGTCCTCCGGAACTACTCCTGGCCGGGCAATGTGCGGGAACTGGAGAACGCCGTTGAGCGGGCGGTCGTGCTGCGCCGGCACTCGAATCGCCTCACCCCGGAAGACCTCCCGGCGGAGATTCTGGAAGGCGCCAGTGCCCGCAGTGGAACCGATTCGGGGGCCGGCCCATCGCTCCCCGAGGCAGGGATCGACTTCTTCACTTGGGAGAAGTCCCTCCTGCGGGAGGCCCTGAAGAAAGCGGGCGGCAACCGTTCCCGTGCCGCGCGCCTCCTGGGCCTATCGCGGCAGACTTTGTTATACCGCCTGCGAAAGTTCGGTCTGACCCCGCCCCGAACCGGCGGGCATCCCACAAACACTGAGGATTAGACAGTGCCTGCGGTGGCAAGCTGCCCATTGACTCGGAAGCGATGGGGCTGCTTCTTGCGGAGGCCAATGGGTTGGAGAGGGAACCTTGTCGGGAGGATCGGAAGATGAGAGCAGCAATCGTGGCATTGTTGGCGGCGGCGGCATTCTCGGGATGCCAGCAGAAGACCGAGCAAAGACCGGCGACTACGACGCCTCCGTCGCAGGCGCAGCCGCCAGCCCAAGCAGCAGACAAACGCACGCCCCGTCCCTCAATGAAGCAATCCGATGCCCGGATCTGGATCGACTCGCTGACGGTCGCCAAGGGAGCGTCCGGTGCCTTTAAGATCAACTACTACGGCGTGGAGCCATTGCGCGCCATCGTCCTCCCTCTGACTTTCCCGGTCGGCATGCATGTCGATTCGGTCTCGTTTGCGGGCGGGATCCTCGAATACCTGTCCAGCCGTCCTACGCGCATCGAAAACGACCAGCGCTTCCTCTTGATGACCGGCATTCCGATGACCGAGCCGGACATCCCCGCCAAGGAGGGCATACTGGCCAGGGTACACTTCACCTTGGGCCAGGACGCCGTGTCCGGCAAGATCGATGAAACGTTTGTGCCGCCGGGGAACTACCTGACATATGTGGATACCGCCGGTGCGCTGGTCGAGCCGATCTTTGAGCCGGGTACGCTGACGGTTCAGTAGGCGATGGCCCCTCGAAAGGAGCAGCCATGACCGGCGGGCCCCAAGCGGCGGTCGATGCCTTGGAACGTCTGCGCGCAGGGCTCAACCGCTATGCGCTCAAGCGGGGGCGCTTCGTCCTCGCTTCCGGCGCGATATCGGACTACTACGTCAACGTCAAGGAGATCTGTCTCCGAGGGGAGTACCTTCGTCTCGTCGGGGAACTCCTTTGGGCGAAGATCAAACGGACCGGTGCCGATGCCGTGGGTGGGTTGACACTGGGAGCCGACCCGATCGTGGCGGCGGTCACGATCGCCGCGGCCGATGACGGGGTCGATTGCTCGGCCCTGATCATCCGCAAGGAACTCAAGGACCATGGCACGGGGCAGCGCATCGAGGGACCCTTTCAACCGGGGATGCGGGTCGCCGTGGTGGAAGACGTCACGACGACCGGCGCATCGGCCAAGTCCGCTGCGGACGCGATCATAGCCGCTGGGGGCATTGTGGTCGGCGTCTTTTCGGTCCTCAATCGGGCCGCCGGCGCGGATGGGCTCTTTGCCGCGCAGGGCTGGCCGTTTGATGCGCTGTTCGGGACAAAGGACCTCGACTTGTAACGTGTGACTCCTGCTACGAACTGACTGCCGGTCCTTGTCAACGTGTGCCAGTGACCTCGGGGAATGTTGGAAAAGCCCGGCCGATGTGAATTCCGCTTGGCGGGCTCAGTGGCATATGTCATTTAGCGCGAGATGATGGCCAGGAACGTCAGCAGCCACAGCAGTGTGTTCACCAGCATCGGTCCGTCACGCAATAGGGCCGAGGTCGGGTTGCCGCCCTTCTGCTCGCCGTGGATGAGATAGAGATAGCGGAAGACACCGAAAAGCACGAACGGTAGGGTCCAGATCAACTGGCCGGTGCCGAATTTCGCCTGGGTGTCGGCGGACAGCGTATAGAGCGCATAGGCGACAACGGTCGACGCGGTCGTGACGGCGATCAGTTGATCCAGCAGGTGCGGCGAGTATCCCGCCAAGGCGGCGCGGTGGCTGAGCGCATCATCACCGAGCGCAACCAGTTCCCAGCGCCGTTTGCCGAATCCCAGGAACAGCGCCAGAAGGAGCGTGCACACGATCAGCCACGGGGAGATCGCCACACCGATCGCCTCGGCACCGGCGACCGCGCGCACGACAAAGCCAAGGGCGACGATCATCACGTCAATGATCGGCACCCGCTTGAGCGCCACCGAGTAGGCCGTATTCAGGAGGAGGTAGATGACGACGGCGACAAGGAACGGTATCCCCAGACGCCAGGCGCCGATGAGTCCGACAACGGCCAAGCAGCAGGCCACAATGAGCGCCATCGAAACAGGGAGCGTACCCGCGGCGATCGGCCGCAGTCGCTTCTGGGGATGCAGACGGTCGTTGTCGCGGTCGCGGACATCATTGAAGAGGTAGACCGCGCTGGCCAGAGCGCAGAAGACGGCAAAGGCCGCCAATGACCGCAGCACATCATCGCCCCGGTCAAAATGCCGTGAGAAGATCAAACCGGCAAAGACGATCAGGTTCTTGACCCATTGCGTGGGCCGGAACGATTTCCAGAGCGCGGTGATCATTATCTGTCAGCTGGGCGTTTAGGAACGCATGCAGTGATCGTTTGCGTCATCTGCCATCCCGAGTGAACCCCGCCCGCCACGGCGGATGGGATGAAACGAGGGATCTGCTGTTCCTTCTAAAAGAGAAAAGCAGATTCTCGCCCGCCTTTGGCGGGCAAGCCCCGCCAAAGAGCGGCGGGAGCCGGAATGACAATGGCTGCCCGTTTTCCTCAACGTGTATGGACCTTCCATCAGGAGTGAATGCTCCCCTCACCCGATCCGCCTGACGGCGCCGTGCCTGCCGGCAGGCAGGGATCGACCTCTCCCGGAGGGAGAGGTTATCGACCGACCGCCCCGGCCGGCGGCAAGTTGCAACGCGTCGGCTTGTCGTGCCGCAGGCCGAGGACATAGTCGGCCTGAATCAACTTGTGCATCTCGCGCGTTCCCTCATAGATCGAAGCCCCCTTGGCATTGCGATAGAACCGCTCCACCGGATACTCATCGGAAAAACCATAGGCCCCGTGCACCTGGACTGCATCGGCCGCGGCGGCTTCGGCCTGCTCGCAGGCGATCCATTTGGCCAATGACGTCTCGCGCGTATTGGGCACGCCGGTGTTCTTCATCCAAGCGGCGCGTAGCCAGAGCAGGCGCGATGATTCATACCCTGCCACCATGCGGGCGATCATCTCCTTGACCAATTGATGCTCGCGCAGCGGACTGCCGAACGTCAGGCGGGTTTGCGAATAGGTCACGCACGAATCCAGACAGGCACGGATCAATCCGGTCGCTCCAGCGGCCACGGTGAATCGCCCCTGATCGAGACAGAACATCGCGATGGTGAAACCTTCGCCGATCTGACCGACCACATTCTCCTTGGGCACAAGAACGTCCGACAGCGAGATCGAGCCGGTGTTCCCCGCTCGCACCCCCAGTTTGCCGTGGATCGTAGCCGTCGCGACACCGGTCATCGCGCGCTCGACCACGAACGCCGTGATCCCGGAATGGTCGCGTCGCTTCATCTTGTCGCGGTCGGTCCAGGCGAAGACAAGGAAGGTGTCGGCGACGTCAGCCAGGGAGATCCACATCTTCTCGCCGTTGAGACGATAGCCGCTGCCGTCGCGATCGGCGGTGGTCTGAAGACCGACGACGTCGGAACCGGCATTCGGCTCGGTCAGGCCGAAAGCGCCGATTCGTTTGCCCGACGCCAGATCCGGGAGCCAGCGGGACTTCTGTTCATCAGTACACCAGGTCAGAAGCGGCAGCGAGACCAAGCCGACATGGACCGAGAGAATCACTCGCAGCGACGTGTCGACATACTCCGCCTCTTCGCACGCCAACCCGAGGGATACATAGTCCATCCCCGAGCCACCATATTTCGTCGGCAGACAGAGCCCCAGAATCTCCGCGGCGGCCATCTTGCCCAACAGGTCGGGATCAAACTCTTGGGCGCGGTCGCGCTCGCGAATTGTCGACGCCACCTCGCGCGCGCAGAAGGCACGGACCATCTCCTGGACGGTGCGGTGTTCGTCGGTGAAGGAGAAGTCGATCATAGTAGGACGCGGTCGAGAACGATGTTTAGGAAAGTGCCAGATACTCCTTCAGGAATTCGTCACGATGACGAACGATGATGCCCGCCAAGTCAGGGTTCTTCGCAAGGTCAATGAGAGTCGTATCTGTGGTGACCAAGGCCACAGCCCCCGCCAGCAAATAAGTATCAAAAAGATGGCGGTCATCGGAGGGGATCAGCGATCGCCACTCTGGAGAATCAAAGACGGTCTTCGGTTCGCCGATTCTGACACAGTGGTCGAGGTCGAGGAGAATCGAGAGGTGAAGCAGCTTGCTGGCAGTCCGGGTGATTCGGTCCGTACGCGACATCAAACCATAGGCCTTCCGCTCCCACGGACTGCCTACCATGACCGCGATGCAGTCAGCGCTGCTCCTGAGCCGCTCGAGAAACAGGATGCTCTCGTCCCTTGCTCCGGTCCCACTGTCACCCTGCAGATCATGCAGGAGCCATTCGTTGAGCACGAAGCAAGACAATGACGGGGATCCCCTACCGTGTCACGATGTGACTTTCTGAAGGGACTTCAGGTCTTCCAACTCCGCTTCGATGAAGCTCGTGAGGCCGCCTTCGATCTGTCCGTTCTGATTGACTGTCTGGCGTTCAAACGACGTGACCTTCTTGTCTTTCCTGGCGAAGTAGCAAGCCAAGTCATCAGCTTGGAGTTCTCCCTTCTCTACGAGTACAAGAAGCGCCGTGAGGAGGAACTCACTGTGTGTAGAGATCACGAATCTCTTGTCCTCTTCACGCGAAATGTCGACGACTGCCCTCGCGAAATTCCGGATCGCAGTCGGATGCAGGTGGATTTCTGGCTCTTCCAAACAAACCCAACGGACATCTTCACCGAGGCACTTCGCCAACACATACACGATCTGATTGGCTCCGAACCCATCGTTTACCAATTCAGACGATACGCCGGTCGTTTTGTCCGTGGAATCAAGAGTGAAGACTGCGGTACCTGGTGTTACATTGACTCGGAATTCTCTCTCGAGAATCCTCTCGAAGTAGTGGCTCACCCTCGACACTAGGATCTTGTTCGTCGACAAGAGGGTCGCAACCTCGTCTTCTGTGACAGCTCCAGGTGACATCGGGACAGAAGAGTACTGGAACTTCGAGAAGCCGCGTTTGAGAGGTACAAAACTGATAGAACTCAATGTATGTACAGGATCATCAAACAAAACTGCGATGTCCTCAGCTGTCTTCCGGATCTCTACCTCTGTTGAAGGTGCCTGCACCTGCGCCCTGACGCCATTCCACGTGACAGTGTACGACGACTCGCCGATGCCCACGGATTGCTGGGCCTGTTGGTTGCCGGGATATGGGAACGGGACATCGAGGGTCAGGTCAACTTCAGGAAAGACACCTGTGACACCAGCGGAAAGCGATAATACACCGCTGTCCTTTCTTATCCCGGCCTTGAGGACAAGTGAAGATCGCCCATCGTGAGCGCCAATCGAACAAGGGAACTCGTCCTTCAGTGCAAGTTCTATCTGGTTCCTGGCCCGGTGATCGAATACAACGCTGTCGAAGCCACCCAAGTTCACAAAGCCGTAGCCGAAGAAACTACTCGAGTTCTGGGTCGGGTTCAGAAACACGTTCTTCAAGGTTAGCAAAGCATAGAGCAGACTCGATTTCCCAGCCCCGTTCGGCCCATACAGAACCGTGATGCGTCCAAGATCGATCTCCTGGTCTTGGACTGAACGGAAGTTCTTGATCCCGAGTTTCATCTTCGCCCTCCGGATGCGCCCTGCAGGCGAGGCATCCCCTATCAAGAAAGATCAAAGCCCGTAAGCGGTCAAGACCCGAGGAGCTGGTTGGCGTTTTCGAATCAAAAACCTCCACACGCCGCCACCGCTTCGATTTCCACCCGCGCGTCCTTCGGAAGCCGCCCCACTTGGATGGTCGAGCGCGCCGGTGTGACGCCGGGAAAGTGACGGGCGTAGACCTCATTCATGGCGGCGAAGTCGTTCATGTCGATCAGAAAGACGGTCGTCTTCAATACGCGATCCATTCCCGAGCCCGCAGCTTCCAAGAGGGCACGCATGTTGGCCAGGGCACGTTCCGTCTGCTCGGCCACGCCGCCGGGGACCATCTGTCCCGTTCGGGGATCGAGCGGAATCTGACCGCTGAGGAAGACGAGCGCCCCGCCGCCGAAGTGAATCGCCGGGCTGTAGGGGCCGACCGCACCGGGCGCCTCGGCAGTTGTCACCATACGAATGTCGTCCATGCCTGTCTCTCTCCTATCGAGCATGAGTCATTATCTATAAGGCAACCGACGGGGTGGGACAAGGGAAAAGCGACGTGGTGCGGTCTGCTCGATTACCAAGAATGGGGTTGAAACAGTGGTCGAAGCAGCCGATGTCATCCCGAGTCCGCCCATGGCGGACGGGGGATCTGCTGTTTCTCCGATGAGAGGAAAGCGGATTCCTCGCCCCGCCAAAGAGCGGCGGGACTCGGAATGACATAGGTCGCCCTCGTCAGCAACCCGCCAAACGGCAGGTCGAAGCAGCCGTTGTCATCCCGAGTCCGCCGCGGCGGACGAGGGATCTGCTGTTTGTTCCTACCGACATTGGCAGGAATAGCAGATCCCTCGTTCCGCTCCGCCCTCGGGGTGGCGCGTCACTCGGGATGACATCGCATTGGCACGATCCGGCATAAATCGTGAGGAAAAGAAGAAAGGCCCCCGCGGAGGCGCAGCGGGGGCTGATCAGGGGAACCGGCGGAGGGGGGACGGTTCCCGTGTCTATTTGCCGTAGTTCTTCATCAGTTCGAGGATGTTCTGCAGCGACGTGGTGACATTGGTCAGCGCCTGCGAGTACCGTTTGATCAACTCCGTGTACTGCCAGCGCAGGGCGAACGCCTTGGGCGGGAAGTCGAAGATGTCCATCAAGGTCTTCGTGCGGATCTCATCGATGTACTTCACAACATCGTATGGATACTCCCCGACGTCGACCGAGGTCAGCTCGCCGCGGGCGATCCGGTCGCGCACGAGCTCGACTTTCTCCAACATCACCGTGCCCAGACACCAGGGTGTCATGACCACGCCAAGGTTGTGACGCTCAGCATAGAAGACGCGTACATTCTTGAGAACCAAATCGACAATGATCCGTCGCGCCCGGCAATATGACAATGTCTCGGCGTGCTCCGGCCCGCATCCGGCCAGCAACTCCTGCGTGTGAGCCAGATCTTGCTGGCATCGCGCCGCCAGGAGTTCAAGGAACTGGTAATAGTCCTCGAAGTAGACCTTGAGGTTCTCGGAGAGTGTCATGATGTAATGTCCACGCTCGTCCTTCTTGACCTTGGGCTCGCGCTGGTTTTCCAGGCGTGACGGCGAAAAACCGCGCTCGGCATCTCCGAACGGGCTGGCGTGCAGCGGCACCGGCAGACTCTTGTTCGCGCTCATGCCCGCCAGAAGTGCAAGCCCCGTGCCGCTCCCAATCCGGTTCGGCCACATGGACTGCCGCTGCCTGCAGTACCGCTCCCCGTCGTCCCCGGGAGCCAATTGTCGATGTCACAGAGAGTTGCGGTGCGGCGTCGGGTGGCGACGCGGGGTCAGAATCCATGAGATCTCCTACGCGCTATTCCACTCACTGCGCCGTAAGACTCAAAGTGCGCAACAGCGTTCACTCATGGCGGCCAAAGGCATGGGAAGTTCGCCCCGTCACGATTCGCTCGCACCAGATTTCTGCTGACCGGATGTGACCGGGGCAGTACGTTGCCGACATGGGCCCGGAGGAACCAATCGGAGTGGGTGGCAGGGTCTTGGCGGTCGACTATGGACGTCGCCGCATAGGCCTGGCGATCTCTGATCCCAGCGGGACAATCGCAACGGGCCTGGGGACAATCGCGATAAAGGATGTTGCTGAGGCGGTCGCGCGCATTGCCGCCAAGCGAGCGGAGTGGCAATACACCCGGATTGTCGTGGGGATGCCACTGGAGACTTCCGGCCGGCCGGGACCGATGGCCCAAGAGGTGGCGGCCTTCGTCAAAAAGCTCGAGCGCGCCTGCGTCGACATACCCGTGGTGACCATCGACGAGCGGTTCACGTCGGCCGAGGCGCACCGTTTGTTTCATCAGTCCGGCCGCAAACTCAAAGGACACAAAGCCGAGATCGACCGCCTCGCGGCAGAAATCCTGTTACGGCAATACCTCGACACTCACGGCACACATGGCACCGAGGCCGATGAATAGACGTCTGCCGCTGTCCGGGACCGAAATAATCAGCGAGGGACTGCGCGAGATTGTGTCGACTGTCCTGGCGCTGCTACTTGTCGTCCCCGCAGTCCTGATTCGGACGGCCGACCGACTCGTGTCGACTTTCATCCGTCGCCGCGGGGGACTGGATTGACATGACTGTGAAAGCGCTGGGGGCGGTCATGGGACTTGCCGCTCTGGCGGCGGCGGTCGCGGTTGTCGCGTATGCCTGGTTCGTACCGATCGATCTGACATCCACCGTGCCGGTCACGATTGCCAAGGGCGAAGGGACCGCGCAGATCGCCACCAAGCTCGATCAACTGGGACTCCTGCGCGCGCGTCGCCTGTTCATCTGGCGGGCGCGCTGGCGTGGCATCGACCGCCACCTGCGCCCCGGCCGCTATGAGTTCTTCGGCCCCACGCGGATGTCCGACATTCTCGACGCCCTCAGTCAAGGACGTGCGGTCCAGGTCGCGGTCACGATTCCCGAGGGATGGACGATGGCCCGCATGGCCGCGCACTTGGGAAAGCAGTTGGGATTCGACAGCGCGGCGTTCTTGGCTGCGGCCGAGGACTCCGCGATCGCAGGGCAATCAGGCTCCCCCGTTAACCGGATTGAGGGGTACCTTTGGCCGGAGACCTATGAGTTCTATTGGGGCGTCGAGCCGCGCGAGGTCATCGCGCGAATGCTGGTGACCGGGACGGTGATCTATGTCGATTCGCTGGGGACCCGTGCCGCCTCCCTTGGGATGTCCCACCACCAAGTGCTGACTCTGGCCTCGATGATCGAAGCCGAAGCCGCCGAAGGAGATGAACGGGC comes from the Candidatus Zixiibacteriota bacterium genome and includes:
- the ruvX gene encoding Holliday junction resolvase RuvX; this translates as MGGRVLAVDYGRRRIGLAISDPSGTIATGLGTIAIKDVAEAVARIAAKRAEWQYTRIVVGMPLETSGRPGPMAQEVAAFVKKLERACVDIPVVTIDERFTSAEAHRLFHQSGRKLKGHKAEIDRLAAEILLRQYLDTHGTHGTEADE
- the pyrE gene encoding orotate phosphoribosyltransferase, which produces MTGGPQAAVDALERLRAGLNRYALKRGRFVLASGAISDYYVNVKEICLRGEYLRLVGELLWAKIKRTGADAVGGLTLGADPIVAAVTIAAADDGVDCSALIIRKELKDHGTGQRIEGPFQPGMRVAVVEDVTTTGASAKSAADAIIAAGGIVVGVFSVLNRAAGADGLFAAQGWPFDALFGTKDLDL
- a CDS encoding AAA family ATPase is translated as MKLGIKNFRSVQDQEIDLGRITVLYGPNGAGKSSLLYALLTLKNVFLNPTQNSSSFFGYGFVNLGGFDSVVFDHRARNQIELALKDEFPCSIGAHDGRSSLVLKAGIRKDSGVLSLSAGVTGVFPEVDLTLDVPFPYPGNQQAQQSVGIGESSYTVTWNGVRAQVQAPSTEVEIRKTAEDIAVLFDDPVHTLSSISFVPLKRGFSKFQYSSVPMSPGAVTEDEVATLLSTNKILVSRVSHYFERILEREFRVNVTPGTAVFTLDSTDKTTGVSSELVNDGFGANQIVYVLAKCLGEDVRWVCLEEPEIHLHPTAIRNFARAVVDISREEDKRFVISTHSEFLLTALLVLVEKGELQADDLACYFARKDKKVTSFERQTVNQNGQIEGGLTSFIEAELEDLKSLQKVTS
- a CDS encoding acyl-CoA dehydrogenase family protein; translation: MIDFSFTDEHRTVQEMVRAFCAREVASTIRERDRAQEFDPDLLGKMAAAEILGLCLPTKYGGSGMDYVSLGLACEEAEYVDTSLRVILSVHVGLVSLPLLTWCTDEQKSRWLPDLASGKRIGAFGLTEPNAGSDVVGLQTTADRDGSGYRLNGEKMWISLADVADTFLVFAWTDRDKMKRRDHSGITAFVVERAMTGVATATIHGKLGVRAGNTGSISLSDVLVPKENVVGQIGEGFTIAMFCLDQGRFTVAAGATGLIRACLDSCVTYSQTRLTFGSPLREHQLVKEMIARMVAGYESSRLLWLRAAWMKNTGVPNTRETSLAKWIACEQAEAAAADAVQVHGAYGFSDEYPVERFYRNAKGASIYEGTREMHKLIQADYVLGLRHDKPTRCNLPPAGAVGR
- a CDS encoding decaprenyl-phosphate phosphoribosyltransferase, encoding MITALWKSFRPTQWVKNLIVFAGLIFSRHFDRGDDVLRSLAAFAVFCALASAVYLFNDVRDRDNDRLHPQKRLRPIAAGTLPVSMALIVACCLAVVGLIGAWRLGIPFLVAVVIYLLLNTAYSVALKRVPIIDVMIVALGFVVRAVAGAEAIGVAISPWLIVCTLLLALFLGFGKRRWELVALGDDALSHRAALAGYSPHLLDQLIAVTTASTVVAYALYTLSADTQAKFGTGQLIWTLPFVLFGVFRYLYLIHGEQKGGNPTSALLRDGPMLVNTLLWLLTFLAIISR
- the mltG gene encoding endolytic transglycosylase MltG, with translation MTVKALGAVMGLAALAAAVAVVAYAWFVPIDLTSTVPVTIAKGEGTAQIATKLDQLGLLRARRLFIWRARWRGIDRHLRPGRYEFFGPTRMSDILDALSQGRAVQVAVTIPEGWTMARMAAHLGKQLGFDSAAFLAAAEDSAIAGQSGSPVNRIEGYLWPETYEFYWGVEPREVIARMLVTGTVIYVDSLGTRAASLGMSHHQVLTLASMIEAEAAEGDERARISAVFHNRLKRGMLLQCDPTVVYAIGGLRNGRPLQDSDLTVDSPYNTYLYPGLPPGPICSPGLAAIIAALYPDSTDDLYFVADGRGGHIFSSTLEEHNRAKVRVKNRRDR
- a CDS encoding RidA family protein, whose product is MDDIRMVTTAEAPGAVGPYSPAIHFGGGALVFLSGQIPLDPRTGQMVPGGVAEQTERALANMRALLEAAGSGMDRVLKTTVFLIDMNDFAAMNEVYARHFPGVTPARSTIQVGRLPKDARVEIEAVAACGGF